A section of the Clostridium felsineum DSM 794 genome encodes:
- a CDS encoding glycosyltransferase family 4 protein yields MNVLFVSDLGSLGGGETSLFNLLQEFSLKNKKYGINSSLMCRFDGKLVDKLKKINVNCEVLDFKTAFKSFKVKEIIKTIKSIKEFLYRNNIEVIQCNEWTSAVLFSIISKVSRKNCKIIWICHGQWYKFNFIKRLLVNLFIDKIISVSDSVQENLIKNKINRNKLLKERLGINLDKFRNGNGKNIREELNIGKEEKLLGVIARFQPIKGQKLMVDTAKAIVEAGYKNYKFLLVGDSIFNNPKDAQYKNEVIEKIKEYKLEENIILLGERNDVPDILAALDVLIVPSINESFGMVVIEAFAAGCTVISTPSDGPMEIIENGFSGVIIEERNSENLKNAILKLVEENSTLKVMKVNAKRESEKYDIASIAKFYCKEYES; encoded by the coding sequence ATGAATGTATTATTTGTTTCAGATCTAGGAAGCTTAGGTGGGGGAGAGACTAGCTTATTTAATTTATTGCAGGAGTTTTCTTTAAAAAATAAAAAATATGGGATAAATAGCTCTCTTATGTGTAGATTTGATGGCAAATTAGTGGATAAGTTAAAAAAAATTAATGTTAATTGTGAAGTATTAGATTTTAAAACTGCATTTAAAAGTTTTAAAGTGAAAGAGATTATTAAAACAATAAAGAGTATTAAAGAGTTTTTATATAGAAATAATATAGAAGTAATACAGTGTAATGAATGGACCAGTGCAGTATTATTTAGCATTATAAGTAAAGTATCAAGAAAAAACTGTAAGATTATTTGGATATGTCATGGTCAATGGTATAAATTCAATTTTATAAAGAGACTATTAGTAAATTTATTTATTGATAAAATAATTTCTGTTTCTGATAGTGTTCAGGAGAACCTAATAAAAAATAAAATTAATAGAAATAAGCTTTTAAAAGAAAGGTTAGGTATTAATTTAGATAAGTTCAGAAATGGAAATGGCAAAAATATAAGAGAAGAATTAAATATAGGTAAGGAAGAAAAGCTTCTTGGGGTTATAGCTAGATTTCAGCCTATTAAGGGACAAAAATTAATGGTGGACACAGCAAAAGCTATTGTGGAGGCTGGATATAAAAATTACAAATTCCTTCTCGTAGGAGATAGTATTTTTAATAATCCTAAGGATGCACAGTATAAAAATGAAGTTATAGAAAAAATTAAAGAGTATAAGCTTGAAGAAAATATTATCCTTTTGGGAGAAAGAAATGATGTGCCGGATATATTGGCTGCTCTAGATGTCTTAATTGTACCATCCATTAATGAATCCTTTGGTATGGTGGTTATAGAAGCCTTTGCAGCCGGATGTACAGTTATATCAACTCCCTCTGATGGACCTATGGAAATAATAGAAAATGGTTTTTCAGGTGTGATAATAGAAGAAAGAAATAGTGAAAACTTAAAAAATGCCATACTGAAACTAGTAGAAGAAAATTCCACTTTAAAAGTGATGAAGGTAAATGCCAAAAGAGAAAGTGAAAAATATGATATAGCAAGCATTGCTAAATTTTATTGCAAAGAATATGAGAGTTAA
- a CDS encoding glycosyltransferase produces MKILIITPSCPYPPHKSGGALIIYNLLKQNKSANNSIDLLYYDEYDKEAEKEISKYTRKIYNKNLRTRTKLSDRVLSVLRFTPYGLYQYKHSLLRGELTNLNKNKYDIVFFDQFSSVLFENMIVGRRKIFFECDCVSLFFNRKSKTNSKFIAKVYNTLQYKYYKRIEEKYYKKFSKVFFVSDSDAKYVKNNFKEKNIRHINLGVNIQNFDIRKYKTINLKEKSIIFTGIMNYEPNKDAVLYFCHKILPEIVKKYPDIKFYIVGKNPDDEINALQNKNVVVTGFVEDIAEYIAKASIYVSPLNYGTGMKNKILEAMSMNKPIVASRISVEGIKVKDGVDVIIAENDSQWIDKILLLLSDNNFRKSIGKNGREIVQKQYSWKKAYTQLFDI; encoded by the coding sequence ATGAAAATTTTAATAATTACTCCAAGTTGTCCGTATCCTCCCCATAAATCAGGAGGAGCTTTAATAATATATAATCTGTTAAAACAAAATAAGAGCGCTAATAATTCTATAGATTTATTATATTATGATGAATACGACAAAGAGGCGGAAAAAGAAATTAGTAAATACACTAGAAAAATATATAATAAAAACTTACGTACAAGAACAAAACTTTCAGATAGAGTTTTAAGTGTTTTGAGGTTTACGCCTTATGGGTTGTATCAGTATAAACATTCATTACTAAGGGGTGAGCTTACGAATTTAAACAAAAACAAATATGATATTGTGTTCTTTGATCAATTTTCTAGTGTACTTTTTGAGAATATGATAGTGGGTAGACGAAAAATATTTTTTGAATGTGATTGTGTAAGCTTGTTTTTTAATAGGAAAAGCAAGACTAATTCAAAATTTATAGCTAAAGTTTATAACACCCTTCAATACAAGTATTATAAAAGGATTGAAGAAAAATATTACAAAAAATTTAGTAAGGTGTTCTTTGTTTCAGACAGTGATGCAAAGTATGTTAAGAATAATTTTAAAGAGAAGAATATCCGTCATATAAATTTAGGTGTTAATATACAAAACTTTGATATTAGAAAATATAAAACTATTAATTTAAAAGAAAAGAGTATTATATTTACAGGAATTATGAATTATGAACCTAATAAAGATGCAGTACTTTATTTTTGTCATAAAATTTTACCAGAGATAGTCAAAAAATATCCTGATATAAAGTTTTATATAGTAGGAAAAAATCCAGATGATGAAATAAATGCATTGCAAAATAAAAATGTGGTAGTTACGGGGTTTGTGGAGGATATAGCTGAGTATATAGCTAAAGCTTCAATATATGTTTCTCCATTAAACTATGGTACAGGAATGAAAAATAAGATATTAGAGGCAATGAGCATGAACAAGCCAATAGTTGCCAGCAGAATAAGTGTTGAAGGTATAAAGGTTAAAGATGGAGTAGATGTAATCATTGCAGAAAATGATAGTCAGTGGATAGATAAAATTTTGCTTTTGTTATCAGATAATAATTTTAGAAAAAGTATAGGAAAAAACGGACGAGAAATAGTGCAAAAGCAATATAGTTGGAAAAAAGCGTATACTCAATTATTTGATATATAG
- the gmhB gene encoding D-glycero-beta-D-manno-heptose 1,7-bisphosphate 7-phosphatase — MNKAVFIDRDGTINVEKNYLYKIEDFEFIEGTREAIKILNDNGYKVVVITNQAGVARGYYTEEDVKKLHEFIQEELKKCDAHVDAFYYCPHHPIDGKGKYKTDCDCRKPKDGLYKKAIQDINIDVEKSYAVGDKISDLLPALSNKIEAFLVMTGYGQKERNIREEINITQNLYSFVTEIVKDKRDD; from the coding sequence ATGAATAAGGCTGTATTTATAGATAGAGATGGAACTATAAATGTAGAAAAAAATTACTTGTATAAAATAGAAGATTTTGAATTTATAGAGGGAACGAGAGAGGCTATAAAAATTTTAAATGACAATGGGTATAAGGTTGTAGTTATAACTAATCAAGCTGGTGTGGCGAGAGGATATTATACGGAGGAAGATGTAAAAAAGCTTCATGAGTTTATTCAAGAAGAACTTAAAAAGTGTGATGCACACGTTGATGCGTTTTACTATTGTCCTCATCATCCTATTGATGGGAAGGGTAAGTATAAGACTGATTGTGATTGTAGAAAGCCCAAAGATGGTTTGTACAAAAAGGCTATACAGGATATCAACATCGATGTGGAAAAATCCTATGCAGTTGGGGATAAAATATCTGATTTACTTCCAGCCTTGAGTAATAAAATAGAAGCTTTTTTGGTTATGACAGGGTATGGACAAAAGGAGAGAAATATTAGAGAGGAAATTAACATAACACAAAACCTATATTCTTTTGTTACAGAAATAGTGAAGGATAAAAGGGATGATTAA
- a CDS encoding polysaccharide pyruvyl transferase family protein codes for MKREVLIYSWTGEENIGDELILKSIARMVQKIDSRVKVNAMGTKPKVINKIHSSLGLNRVSTYVNWTIKSFLRAILKHNIIKVILNILLSNQLIIASGGALSDWNPSSTKTIFFLIDLFSFMNKPICMIGVGAGPILKEKSKIRFYNKLKKLEVITVRDEESYKLLKSIGLNNVVLTGDSVFNITKLLQDKYPKKEVKDKSVAFVLARLFKVGTKESKEYRREIIRTIRRLKKEKWKITLIPFHYSEDIGFLKSINKKCKVEVFVSENMYDTIGELNNKNIIVGMRYHSVILSLIFGKKVIPLIYHPKVYSVARQFGVLDLSENVGNGENWIESNIDSERILKNIHDLYKSSVSVIESRERTLRIVKQKDLNTEILASFLRCSSAMENLEVDSNLYTMEAK; via the coding sequence ATGAAAAGGGAGGTACTTATTTACAGTTGGACAGGGGAAGAAAATATTGGGGATGAGCTTATATTAAAAAGTATTGCAAGGATGGTACAAAAGATAGACAGTAGGGTTAAAGTAAACGCAATGGGGACTAAGCCAAAGGTTATAAATAAGATTCACTCCTCTTTAGGACTTAATAGAGTTTCTACCTATGTAAATTGGACAATAAAATCTTTTTTAAGAGCTATTTTAAAGCACAATATCATTAAGGTTATTTTAAATATATTACTTTCAAATCAACTTATAATAGCTAGTGGAGGAGCGCTTTCTGATTGGAATCCTAGCTCTACTAAAACAATTTTTTTCTTAATTGATTTGTTTAGTTTTATGAATAAACCAATATGCATGATAGGGGTTGGAGCTGGACCTATACTTAAAGAAAAATCTAAAATAAGATTTTATAACAAGCTAAAAAAATTAGAGGTTATTACGGTTAGAGATGAGGAATCTTATAAATTATTAAAATCAATTGGCCTTAACAATGTGGTTTTGACAGGTGATTCTGTATTTAATATAACAAAGCTGTTGCAAGATAAATACCCTAAAAAAGAGGTGAAAGATAAAAGTGTAGCTTTTGTTTTAGCCAGGTTATTTAAGGTAGGTACAAAAGAAAGCAAGGAATACAGAAGAGAAATTATTAGGACCATAAGAAGGTTAAAAAAAGAAAAGTGGAAGATAACTCTAATTCCTTTTCACTATTCAGAAGATATAGGATTTCTTAAAAGTATAAATAAAAAATGTAAGGTGGAAGTTTTTGTGTCAGAAAATATGTATGACACAATAGGTGAATTGAATAATAAAAACATAATTGTAGGTATGAGATATCATTCAGTTATATTATCTCTAATATTCGGGAAAAAAGTTATTCCTTTAATATATCATCCTAAAGTTTACAGTGTGGCAAGACAATTTGGAGTGTTAGATTTATCAGAGAATGTGGGTAATGGTGAGAATTGGATTGAGAGTAATATTGATAGTGAGAGGATATTAAAGAATATTCATGATCTATACAAAAGCTCAGTAAGCGTAATTGAAAGCAGGGAAAGAACATTAAGAATTGTAAAACAGAAGGATTTAAACACTGAAATTTTAGCAAGCTTTTTAAGATGCAGTTCTGCTATGGAAAATTTAGAAGTAGACAGTAATTTATATACTATGGAGGCTAAGTAA
- a CDS encoding glycosyltransferase family 4 protein: MKSANVLFLAEELRVGGAETYFYKIENKVDLEKINFYTAAVNGKCFDKLKNKHNYFEYEKSIFNKVKTIKDIVVSKDIEVIHANSLRLAIISSIIKKMYRKKLKIVYTKHNMTILEKINTKLFSAFVNKNVDKVLAVCNKDRENMISIGVLKEKIQVIPNSIDLSHFKFKEKASIKDFKIGMLARLSREKNHQFFIEVVEKINALNEEIDFKAFIGGDGPLKEEIRNNIEEKNLKHRVKMLGNVENPYEFLADVDVILLVSTREVFPMTLLEAMAVGAVVISVDIGGIRDCVIDEKTGYVIKDYDSDSFVSKITEVYKNYDKNIIKEARKLVEERFNLDITMGELEKLYVEV; encoded by the coding sequence ATGAAAAGTGCAAATGTACTATTTTTAGCAGAAGAGCTTAGAGTAGGTGGAGCTGAAACTTATTTCTATAAAATTGAAAACAAGGTTGATTTAGAAAAGATTAATTTTTATACAGCAGCGGTTAATGGAAAATGTTTTGATAAATTAAAAAACAAACACAATTATTTTGAGTATGAAAAGAGTATTTTTAATAAAGTTAAAACTATAAAAGATATAGTAGTATCAAAGGATATAGAAGTTATTCATGCTAATTCCTTAAGGCTTGCTATTATTTCCTCCATAATAAAAAAAATGTACAGAAAAAAATTGAAGATAGTATATACTAAGCACAATATGACTATATTAGAAAAAATAAATACAAAATTGTTTAGTGCCTTTGTTAATAAAAATGTGGATAAAGTTCTAGCGGTATGTAATAAGGATAGAGAAAATATGATTTCCATTGGAGTTTTAAAGGAAAAGATTCAGGTTATTCCTAACAGCATAGACTTATCACACTTTAAATTTAAAGAAAAGGCTTCTATAAAGGATTTTAAAATTGGCATGTTAGCAAGACTTTCAAGGGAAAAAAATCATCAGTTTTTTATTGAGGTAGTTGAGAAAATCAATGCTTTAAATGAGGAAATTGATTTTAAGGCATTCATTGGTGGAGATGGTCCCCTTAAAGAAGAAATCCGAAACAACATAGAAGAAAAAAATTTAAAGCATAGAGTAAAAATGCTTGGAAATGTGGAAAATCCATATGAATTTTTAGCTGATGTGGATGTAATCTTACTAGTGTCAACTCGGGAAGTTTTTCCTATGACACTTTTAGAGGCAATGGCAGTTGGTGCAGTAGTTATCAGTGTAGACATTGGTGGAATTAGAGACTGTGTTATTGATGAAAAAACGGGTTATGTAATAAAAGATTATGATAGTGATAGTTTTGTGTCTAAGATAACTGAGGTTTACAAAAACTATGATAAAAATATCATTAAAGAGGCTAGAAAGTTAGTTGAGGAAAGATTTAATTTAGATATTACTATGGGTGAGCTTGAGAAATTATATGTAGAGGTGTGA
- a CDS encoding D-sedoheptulose 7-phosphate isomerase, with the protein MRSLIENQIKSSIEAKQKLLGDDNFIESIQNIVNIVIKAYRSGNKVLICGNGGSAADSQHIAAEFVSKFKMDRNALPAIALTVNTSVLTSIGNDYDYKNIFERQVEAFGKEGDVIIGISTSGNSPNISLALKKAKALGMITIGFLGRDGGDNKNYCDVPMVVPSEDTPRIQEAHIMIGHIMCELVEKELFEGNTENLLKRDYLRIS; encoded by the coding sequence ATGAGAAGTTTAATAGAAAATCAAATAAAATCAAGTATAGAAGCCAAACAGAAACTTCTAGGTGATGATAATTTTATAGAGTCAATTCAAAATATTGTGAATATTGTTATAAAAGCTTACAGGTCAGGAAATAAGGTTCTCATCTGTGGAAATGGAGGAAGTGCAGCAGATTCACAGCATATTGCAGCAGAATTTGTAAGCAAGTTTAAAATGGATAGAAATGCTCTGCCAGCTATAGCACTTACAGTAAATACATCAGTTTTAACTTCAATAGGTAATGATTATGATTACAAAAACATTTTTGAAAGACAGGTAGAGGCTTTTGGAAAAGAAGGTGACGTAATAATTGGGATAAGCACTAGTGGAAATTCTCCTAATATATCTTTAGCTTTAAAAAAGGCAAAAGCTTTAGGAATGATTACTATCGGTTTTTTAGGAAGAGATGGTGGAGATAATAAAAACTATTGTGATGTGCCTATGGTTGTACCATCAGAGGATACCCCTAGAATACAGGAGGCACACATAATGATAGGACATATAATGTGTGAGCTTGTTGAAAAAGAATTATTTGAGGGTAATACTGAAAATTTATTAAAAAGAGATTATTTGAGGATAAGCTAG